From Suncus etruscus isolate mSunEtr1 chromosome 6, mSunEtr1.pri.cur, whole genome shotgun sequence, one genomic window encodes:
- the LOC126011325 gene encoding succinate dehydrogenase [ubiquinone] cytochrome b small subunit, mitochondrial-like — translation MAALWRLGVLCGAQGGRALLFRTQVVRPACVSTILQDPPSIRFSGLQHIHLSPSRHAGSKAASLHWTGERVVSVLLLGLLPAAYLSPSSAVDYSLAAALSLHSHWGLGQVVTDYVPGATTQKAAKAGLLAISALTFAGLCYFNYHDVGICKAVAMLWKL, via the coding sequence ATGGCGGCCCTCTGGCGGTTAGGTGTCCTCTGCGGTGCCCAAGGAGGCCGAGCTCTGTTGTTCCGAACCCAGGTGGTCAGACCTGCTTGTGTCTCAACAATTCTTCAGGACCCACCTTCTATAAGATTCAGTGGGCTGCAGCATATTCATCTGTCACCCAGCCGTCATGCTGGTTCCAAGGCTGCGTCTCTCCACTGGACTGGTGAAAGGGTGGTCAGTGTTTTGCTCCTGGGCCTGCTTCCAGCTGCTTATTTGAGTCCTAGCTCTGCAGTTGACTACTCCTTGGCTGCAGCCCTCAGTCTCCATAGCCACTGGGGCCTTGGACAAGTTGTTACTGACTATGTTCCAGGGGCTACAACACAGAAAGCTGCCAAGGCAGGTCTTTTGGCAATCTCAGCACTAACCTTTGCTGGTCTCTGTTATTTCAACTATCATGACGTGGGCATATGCAAAGCTGTTGCTATGCTGTGGAAGCTCTGA
- the GJB3 gene encoding gap junction beta-3 protein: MDWKTLQALLSGVNKYSTAFGRIWLSVVFVFRVLVYVVAAERVWGDEQKDFDCNTRQPGCTNVCYDNFFPISNIRLWALQLIFVTCPSLLVILHVAYREERERKHRLKHGDQCAKLYSDAGKKHGGLWWTYLLSLVFKLLIEFLFLYLLHTLWRGFEMPRLVQCVSVAPCPNTVDCYIARPTEKKIFTYFMVGASAVCIVLTVCEICYLIFHRILRHLHNRGSRQGRSSTSSTSRASTCRCHHKLLEGSEPSNEKSQASAPTLTPI, translated from the coding sequence ATGGACTGGAAGACCCTCCAAGCCCTACTGAGCGGTGTGAACAAGTACTCCACAGCCTTCGGGCGCATCTGGCTGTCAGTAGTGTTCGTCTTCCGTGTGCTGGTATACGTGGTGGCTGCAGAGCGTGTATGGGGAGACGAACAGAAGGACTTTGACTGCAACACCAGGCAGCCTGGCTGTACCAACGTCTGCTACGACAATTTCTTCCCCATCTCCAACATCCGCCTCTGGGCCTTGCAGCTCATCTTTGTCACATGCCCCTCGCTGCTGgtcatcttgcatgtggcctaccgtGAGGAGCGTGAGCGCAAGCACCGCCTAAAGCACGGGGACCAGTGTGCCAAGCTGTACAGCGATGCGGGCAAGAAGCACGGTGGCCTCTGGTGGACCTACCTGCTCAGCTTGGTCTTCAAGCTCCTCATCgagtttctctttctctacctGCTGCACACCTTGTGGCGGGGCTTCGAGATGCCTCGCCTGGTCCAGTGCGTCAGCGTGGCCCCCTGCCCCAACACCGTGGACTGCTACATCGCCCGGCCCACCGAGAAGAAAATCTTCACCTACTTCATGGTGGGCGCCTCGGCGGTCTGCATCGTGCTCACCGTCTGCGAGATCTGCTACCTCATTTTCCACCGCATCCTGCGACACCTGCACAACAGAGGCTCCCGTCAGGGCCGCAGCTCCACCTCCTCCACCAGTCGGGCCTCCACCTGCCGCTGTCATCACAAGCTGTTGGAGGGCTCGGAACCCAGTAACGAGAAGTCACAAGCCTCGGCACCCACTCTGACTCCCATCTGA
- the GJA4 gene encoding gap junction alpha-4 protein, with product MGDWGFLEKLLDQVQEHSTVVGKIWLTVLFVFRILILGLAGESVWGDEQSDFVCNTAQPGCTNVCYDQAFPISHIRYWVLQFLFVSTPTLVYLGHVIYLSRREERLRQKGMELRALPTKNSQVERTLAIIEQKIAKISTTEDGRLRIRGALMGTYVASVLFKSLLEAGFLFGQWRLYGWHLEPIFVCQRAPCPYEVDCFVSRPTEKTIFIIFMLVVGFISLVLNLLELLYLTGRCLGRELKAAQQSREITAALSARAPASDPYADQVFFYLPMGEGPSSPPCPTYNGLSSSEQNWANVTTEERLAASRPPLFPVPEPQGDRKSPSRPSSSASKKQYV from the coding sequence ATGGGCGACTGGGGCTTCCTGGAGAAGCTGCTGGACCAGGTCCAGGAGCACTCGACTGTGGTGGGCAAAATCTGGCTGACAGTGCTCTTCGTCTTTCGCATCCTCATTCTGGGCCTGGCAGGAGAGTCTGTGTGGGGTGATGAACAGTCCGACTTCGTGTGCAACACAGCCCAGCCGGGCTGCACCAATGTCTGCTATGACCAGGCTTTCCCCATCTCCCACATCCGCTACTGGGTGCTGCAGTTCCTCTTCGTCAGCACACCCACCCTGGTCTACCTGGGCCACGTCATCTACTTGTCCCGACGTGAAGAGAGGCTGCGGCAGAAGGGGATGGAGCTGCGGGCGCTGCCCACCAAGAACTCCCAGGTGGAGCGTACCCTGGCAATCATAGAGCAGAAGATAGCCAAGATCTCCACGACGGAGGACGGTCGCCTGCGGATCCGTGGGGCACTGATGGGCACCTATGTGGCCAGCGTGCTCTTCAAGAGCTTACTGGAGGCTGGCTTCTTGTTTGGCCAGTGGCGCCTCTATGGCTGGCACCTTGAACCTATATTTGTGTGCCAGCGTGCACCCTGCCCCTACGAAGTGGACTGCTTCGTCTCACGCCCCACGGAGAAAACCATCTTCATCATCTTCATGCTGGTGGTTGGATTCATCTCCCTAGTGCTCAatctcctggagctgttgtaccTGACTGGCCGCTGCCTGGGCCGGGAATTGAAGGCAGCCCAGCAGAGTAGGGAGATCACTGCAGCACTCTCAGCCCGGGCTCCGGCCTCAGATCCTTATGCTGACCAGGTTTTCTTCTACCTCCCCATGGGCGAGGGGCCCTCATCCCCTCCATGCCCCACCTACAATGGGCTCTCATCCAGCGAACAGAACTGGGCCAATGTGACCACGGAGGAGAGGCTGGCAGCTTCCAGACCACCCCTCTTCCCAGTCCCAGAGCCCCAGGGTGACAGGAAATCCCCCAGTCGCCCCAGCAGCTCTGCTTCCAAGAAGCAATATGTATAG